A genomic region of Hydrogenovibrio crunogenus contains the following coding sequences:
- a CDS encoding UDP-N-acetylmuramoyl-L-alanyl-D-glutamate--2,6-diaminopimelate ligase gives MKQLTDILTFFQVPESVVASGMTDVGVSALTIDSRQVERGTAFIALQGGQSHGMAYAGQAIKQGASCILTDRAGLVEFNHSHQQALNKMCPVIEIESLAQQLATFAKWFYDAPSERVKVIGVTGTNGKTSSSHYIAQMLTALNQKVALLGTLGNGWFGNLHPSINTTVDVVMLNHLLNGFAEEQADYVVMEVSSHAIELGRIKGIDFDVLAMTQVTRDHLDFHKTEEAYQAAKKKLFLNYSGRSHVINVDDKVGQALLRELPSKDTIVTYSQKTVQADIACLDSHLDTCGIQGTFRVKGTSIPFEVPLMGQFNLENVLCAVSVMVACGLTEHQIEKSLLSVKAVIGRMELLTQSGTPSVLVDYAHTPDALEVVLNAVRHHVSDKKTTLWLVFGCGGDRDTGKRPLMGKVAETYADKVVLTDDNPRTELPEAIMADIKKGMQRPAQVIHSRPEAIAYAIKQASEQDVVVIAGKGHEEYQEIQGKRWPMSDQKIVKDLLSVKISKG, from the coding sequence ATGAAACAGTTGACTGATATCCTGACTTTTTTTCAAGTACCTGAATCGGTAGTGGCAAGCGGTATGACTGATGTAGGTGTTTCGGCATTAACGATCGATTCTCGCCAAGTTGAGAGAGGCACTGCCTTTATTGCATTGCAAGGTGGCCAATCTCATGGAATGGCTTATGCTGGACAGGCAATTAAACAAGGTGCGAGTTGTATTCTGACGGATCGGGCAGGCCTGGTAGAATTTAATCACTCTCACCAACAAGCCCTGAATAAGATGTGCCCTGTTATTGAGATAGAGTCACTGGCTCAACAATTGGCGACCTTTGCTAAATGGTTCTACGACGCTCCAAGTGAGCGCGTTAAAGTGATTGGCGTAACGGGCACCAATGGCAAAACATCAAGCAGTCACTACATTGCCCAGATGTTGACCGCGTTAAATCAAAAAGTTGCGTTGCTGGGAACGTTGGGTAATGGCTGGTTCGGAAATTTGCACCCCAGCATAAACACCACCGTTGATGTGGTGATGCTGAATCATTTGCTGAATGGCTTTGCTGAAGAGCAAGCGGACTATGTGGTAATGGAAGTCTCCTCTCACGCCATTGAGCTAGGGCGAATTAAAGGAATTGATTTTGATGTGCTTGCGATGACCCAAGTGACACGAGACCATCTAGATTTTCATAAAACGGAAGAAGCTTATCAGGCGGCAAAGAAAAAACTATTTTTAAATTACTCTGGTCGGTCTCATGTCATTAATGTCGATGATAAGGTGGGGCAAGCATTATTGCGAGAGTTGCCGTCTAAAGATACGATCGTAACGTATTCTCAAAAAACGGTACAGGCCGATATCGCCTGCTTAGATAGTCATCTGGACACTTGCGGAATACAAGGGACTTTCAGAGTGAAAGGTACTTCTATTCCTTTTGAGGTACCTTTAATGGGGCAGTTTAATCTAGAGAATGTGTTATGTGCCGTTTCTGTGATGGTAGCCTGTGGTTTAACGGAGCACCAGATAGAAAAGTCATTACTGTCTGTTAAAGCGGTGATAGGTCGAATGGAGCTGTTAACTCAGTCAGGGACACCTTCGGTACTGGTTGATTATGCACATACGCCAGATGCGTTGGAAGTGGTTTTAAATGCAGTGCGACATCATGTTTCAGATAAAAAAACAACTTTATGGCTGGTGTTTGGTTGTGGAGGCGATCGCGATACGGGGAAACGCCCTTTAATGGGTAAAGTCGCAGAAACTTACGCAGATAAAGTGGTGCTGACTGATGATAACCCTCGAACAGAATTGCCGGAAGCGATTATGGCGGATATTAAAAAGGGAATGCAGCGCCCTGCACAAGTCATTCATAGTCGTCCAGAAGCGATTGCCTATGCAATTAAACAGGCATCAGAGCAAGATGTGGTGGTTATCGCCGGTAAGGGGCATGAAGAGTATCAGGAAATCCAAGGGAAGCGCTGGCCAATGAGTGACCAGAAGATCGTTAAAGATCTTTTGTCTGTAAAGATAAGCAAGGGTTGA
- a CDS encoding peptidoglycan D,D-transpeptidase FtsI family protein — translation MQPQQNPKTNRDSLIFALIVMLFIAIFAKAFHVQIIESDFLQDEGNKRQIRSLEIPAPRGEILDRNGNVLALSTPIDSIWVDPKILSFYLDSQQQKQKTNLDKLSVSDYSKRQALIEEKKQAYQTMLSLLGVSARSFTPQVLAKKNRRFLYVKRGVLPELTAKIEALDVPGLYVQNQYKRYYPAGEVVGHLIGYTNIDDVGIAGIEKTYEDWLSGVAGKKQVIKDRAGRVVEFVKDIHPAEPGKPITLSIDKDIQFFLYHALKKSFIKHQASSIMSVILNAKTGEVLAMVSLPAFNPNDRSQLKGARLRNRVISDRIEPGSTVKPFIMAKALDLNLIHLTDKIHTSPGSIHIQGQRITDTRNHGTLTPAEVIKFSSNVGATKIALKMTPNDEWQMYHDVGFGQDLGLFLPGETLGFLRPANEWQTIDQASASFGYGFNINLMQLAHAYMIFANQGRIKPLSLLKLNDVPEGHQVVSKEAAEAVLEMMEKVVGRNGTAPQAKIEGYRIAGKTGTVHRTKIGGYEQNKYIALFAGMVPVSNPKYIMVTAVNEPSRGIYYGGKVAAPIFKEVMEEVLRLKNVAPDERIEDDRK, via the coding sequence ATGCAGCCTCAGCAGAATCCGAAGACTAATAGAGATTCGTTGATCTTCGCGTTGATCGTGATGTTGTTCATTGCCATTTTTGCCAAAGCATTTCACGTCCAAATTATAGAGTCTGACTTTCTTCAAGATGAAGGCAATAAACGTCAAATAAGAAGTTTAGAAATTCCTGCTCCTCGAGGAGAAATTCTTGATCGAAATGGAAATGTCCTGGCGTTAAGCACTCCAATAGACTCTATTTGGGTGGATCCTAAAATTCTATCTTTCTATTTAGATTCTCAGCAACAAAAGCAGAAAACCAATCTGGATAAACTGAGTGTCAGCGACTATAGCAAACGGCAAGCATTAATTGAAGAGAAAAAACAAGCCTATCAAACAATGTTGTCATTGCTTGGTGTTTCGGCCAGAAGTTTTACTCCCCAGGTTTTGGCGAAAAAAAATCGTCGCTTTTTGTATGTGAAACGCGGTGTTTTGCCTGAGTTGACTGCCAAGATTGAAGCACTGGATGTACCTGGGCTTTACGTCCAAAACCAATATAAACGATATTATCCTGCAGGCGAAGTGGTCGGACATTTAATTGGTTACACCAATATTGATGACGTTGGGATTGCGGGGATAGAAAAGACATATGAAGACTGGTTGTCTGGGGTTGCAGGGAAAAAACAAGTCATCAAAGACCGTGCAGGAAGGGTGGTGGAGTTTGTAAAAGATATTCACCCTGCTGAACCGGGTAAGCCTATTACTTTGAGTATTGATAAAGATATACAGTTTTTTCTTTACCATGCCTTAAAAAAAAGCTTTATTAAGCATCAAGCCAGCTCGATTATGTCGGTTATTTTAAATGCTAAAACTGGGGAAGTTTTAGCGATGGTGTCCTTGCCTGCGTTTAACCCGAATGATCGTAGTCAATTGAAAGGCGCGCGTTTAAGAAATCGTGTTATTTCAGATCGTATTGAGCCAGGGTCAACAGTCAAGCCTTTTATTATGGCAAAGGCATTGGATTTGAACCTGATTCATTTGACTGACAAGATTCACACCTCACCCGGATCGATTCATATTCAAGGGCAACGTATCACGGATACTCGAAATCATGGTACATTGACGCCGGCGGAAGTGATCAAGTTTTCCAGTAATGTGGGCGCTACCAAAATTGCTTTGAAAATGACGCCAAATGATGAATGGCAAATGTATCATGATGTGGGGTTTGGACAAGACTTGGGCCTGTTCTTGCCAGGAGAGACTTTGGGGTTTTTACGTCCTGCGAACGAATGGCAGACCATTGACCAGGCTTCAGCTTCGTTTGGTTATGGCTTTAATATTAATTTGATGCAGTTGGCACATGCCTATATGATTTTTGCCAACCAAGGTCGTATCAAACCTTTAAGTTTGTTAAAACTGAATGATGTACCTGAAGGTCATCAAGTGGTTTCGAAGGAAGCGGCAGAAGCTGTGCTTGAGATGATGGAAAAAGTAGTTGGGCGTAATGGAACCGCACCTCAAGCTAAAATTGAAGGGTACCGCATTGCCGGCAAGACCGGTACGGTTCATCGAACCAAAATAGGGGGGTATGAGCAGAATAAATACATTGCCCTGTTTGCGGGCATGGTGCCTGTTTCAAATCCAAAATATATTATGGTAACCGCCGTCAACGAGCCAAGCCGAGGAATCTATTATGGTGGTAAAGTCGCGGCGCCAATTTTTAAAGAAGTCATGGAAGAAGTCTTGCGTTTAAAAAATGTTGCGCCTGATGAGAGGATAGAGGATGACCGTAAATGA
- the rsmH gene encoding 16S rRNA (cytosine(1402)-N(4))-methyltransferase RsmH codes for MSEIEQTGQSNHYPVMLSESVAGLNIDPNGIYVDCTFGRGGHSRAILNELGEQGRLLAIDQDPEAIRYADANFDDPRFEIQHGSFEALQQYCEARDWVGKIDGILIDLGVSSPQLDEAERGFSFMRSGPLDMRMNPQTGLSAKEWLAQVDEKTLAQVLKQYGEERFSGRIARHIKEAVQEQKLQTTLDLAQVVTKASPKTEKHKHPATRTFQAIRIAVNRELDVLKTVLEASVAVLKTGGRLSVISFHSLEDRIVKQFIRDQSRIKDLFPDSPIQLEVIEPVIKKVGKPVFPSKEECQENPRSRSAVLRIAERI; via the coding sequence ATGTCTGAGATAGAGCAAACGGGGCAGTCAAATCACTACCCTGTGATGTTGTCAGAATCTGTTGCAGGGCTGAATATTGATCCGAATGGGATTTATGTGGATTGTACTTTTGGGCGAGGCGGACACAGTCGCGCTATTTTGAATGAACTGGGTGAGCAAGGGCGATTGCTTGCGATCGATCAGGATCCGGAAGCCATACGGTATGCGGATGCGAATTTTGATGACCCGAGATTTGAAATTCAGCATGGAAGTTTTGAGGCACTGCAACAGTATTGTGAGGCAAGAGATTGGGTCGGAAAGATTGACGGAATTTTAATTGATTTAGGGGTGTCTTCCCCTCAATTGGATGAAGCTGAGCGAGGGTTCAGTTTTATGCGTTCAGGGCCTTTGGATATGCGCATGAATCCTCAAACAGGTCTTAGTGCAAAAGAGTGGTTGGCGCAAGTCGATGAAAAAACTCTGGCGCAAGTGCTTAAACAATATGGAGAAGAACGGTTTTCAGGGCGAATTGCTCGACATATAAAAGAAGCAGTACAAGAACAAAAATTGCAAACGACGTTAGATTTAGCGCAGGTCGTTACGAAAGCTTCGCCGAAAACTGAAAAACATAAACATCCAGCGACACGCACTTTTCAGGCAATTCGAATTGCAGTAAATCGTGAGTTGGATGTGTTGAAGACCGTTTTGGAAGCATCGGTTGCGGTACTGAAAACCGGGGGGCGACTCTCGGTGATTAGTTTTCACTCTTTAGAAGACCGTATTGTGAAGCAATTTATTCGCGATCAATCGCGTATCAAAGACTTGTTTCCAGACTCACCGATTCAGTTAGAAGTTATTGAACCGGTGATTAAAAAGGTTGGCAAACCCGTTTTTCCTTCGAAAGAAGAGTGCCAAGAAAATCCGCGATCGCGAAGTGCTGTACTGAGAATCGCGGAAAGAATTTAA
- the mraZ gene encoding division/cell wall cluster transcriptional repressor MraZ, whose translation MLFFRGINSINMDAKGRLAIPKRYRESIADASENQLVATIDLHSPCLLIYTMDEWEVIERKLMSLPNMDPQARLVQRLLLGHASEMEMDGQGRVLLPSLLREHAKLEKEAILLGQGNKFELWSQEAWDASRPEMLDSASVGNVSESLSSLSL comes from the coding sequence GATGCAAAGGGGCGTTTGGCTATTCCCAAACGCTACCGTGAGTCTATTGCAGACGCAAGTGAGAACCAGCTTGTCGCCACAATTGATCTGCATAGCCCTTGCCTGTTGATATATACCATGGATGAGTGGGAAGTGATTGAACGTAAATTAATGTCACTCCCTAATATGGATCCCCAAGCACGACTCGTTCAGCGACTATTGTTAGGGCATGCTTCTGAAATGGAGATGGATGGGCAAGGACGAGTGTTGCTGCCCAGCTTGCTTCGAGAGCATGCCAAGCTTGAAAAAGAAGCCATTTTGTTAGGACAAGGGAATAAGTTTGAACTGTGGTCTCAAGAAGCGTGGGATGCAAGTCGACCTGAAATGTTGGATTCGGCTTCAGTCGGGAATGTCTCGGAATCTCTGTCGAGTTTGAGTTTGTAA
- the ftsL gene encoding cell division protein FtsL, which produces MAVQKLPKLGQFKQFNWQGFFALLLLALVFISLISIIQVQHQVRHLETQYANALKQEVILNEEHGKLTLEKHHLTALARVEHIARTQLNMTLDKTPENLNSQTIILEKLDAASAESED; this is translated from the coding sequence ATGGCAGTGCAAAAACTCCCTAAACTCGGTCAGTTTAAACAATTTAACTGGCAAGGTTTCTTTGCACTCCTTTTGCTGGCTCTTGTCTTTATTTCTCTGATATCCATCATCCAAGTTCAACACCAAGTTCGTCATTTAGAAACGCAATATGCCAATGCATTGAAGCAGGAAGTGATTTTAAATGAAGAGCACGGCAAGCTAACATTAGAAAAACATCATTTAACCGCTTTAGCACGGGTAGAGCATATTGCTAGAACACAGTTAAATATGACGCTAGACAAGACACCAGAAAATTTGAATTCTCAAACCATTATTTTGGAAAAACTTGATGCAGCCTCAGCAGAATCCGAAGACTAA
- the ftsZ gene encoding cell division protein FtsZ, with the protein MKFNLQETISADAGMPKIKVVGLGGGGGNAVDYMVRSEVEGVDFICANTDVQALKNSTVETCIQLGANGLGAGADPEKGMEAAKENIEQVKEALKGADMVFITAGMGGGTGTGSAPVVAQAAREMGILTVGVVSRPFGFERRAKIAEAGIQQLAENVDSLITVPNDKLLKVLGRDFVLAKAFDYANEVLHGAVQGISELVTRPGMINVDFEDLRTVMSERGVAMMGVGHSSGEDRAIKAAEKAIANPLLEDISVSGAKGLLVNITSGLDFTLGEFNEVGDVIDQVASEDAKVIIGTSIDESMTDEIRVTVVATGLSEVGGAKRPEVVKPNLQAVEASKAEEKVEAEKVASSSNTSAEKSSPEVVRPKMVVNGGVTGSVDSSSNYLDIPAFLRRQVD; encoded by the coding sequence ATGAAGTTTAATTTACAGGAAACCATTTCTGCAGACGCGGGCATGCCAAAGATCAAGGTTGTTGGTCTCGGTGGCGGCGGCGGAAATGCTGTTGATTACATGGTGCGTTCAGAAGTTGAAGGCGTTGATTTTATTTGTGCAAATACCGATGTACAAGCACTGAAGAATTCTACGGTTGAAACATGTATTCAGCTGGGTGCTAACGGTTTGGGCGCAGGCGCGGATCCTGAAAAAGGGATGGAAGCGGCTAAAGAAAATATTGAACAGGTTAAAGAGGCGCTTAAAGGCGCGGACATGGTTTTTATCACGGCTGGAATGGGCGGTGGAACAGGAACCGGTTCTGCCCCCGTTGTTGCACAGGCAGCACGTGAAATGGGCATCCTGACGGTAGGGGTTGTCAGTCGTCCATTTGGTTTTGAGCGTCGAGCTAAAATTGCTGAAGCAGGTATTCAGCAACTAGCTGAGAATGTTGACTCATTGATTACGGTTCCGAATGATAAACTGTTAAAAGTATTGGGGCGTGATTTTGTTTTAGCCAAAGCATTCGACTATGCAAATGAAGTTCTTCACGGAGCCGTTCAGGGTATTTCTGAGCTGGTCACTCGACCAGGGATGATTAACGTTGACTTTGAGGATTTACGTACAGTCATGTCTGAACGTGGCGTTGCCATGATGGGTGTGGGGCACTCTTCTGGTGAAGATCGCGCAATTAAAGCGGCTGAGAAGGCCATTGCAAACCCTTTGTTGGAAGATATTTCTGTGTCGGGTGCAAAAGGTCTATTGGTTAACATTACATCGGGACTTGATTTCACGTTGGGTGAATTTAACGAAGTTGGTGATGTGATTGATCAAGTCGCTTCAGAAGATGCCAAAGTCATTATTGGAACATCTATCGATGAATCTATGACGGATGAAATTCGTGTCACAGTGGTGGCAACGGGTTTGTCGGAAGTCGGTGGTGCAAAACGTCCTGAGGTAGTTAAGCCTAATCTGCAAGCTGTTGAAGCCAGTAAGGCAGAAGAGAAAGTGGAAGCTGAGAAGGTGGCTTCAAGCTCAAATACTTCAGCGGAAAAGTCTTCACCAGAAGTTGTTCGTCCAAAAATGGTCGTAAACGGTGGTGTGACAGGTAGTGTCGACTCAAGTTCTAACTATCTCGATATTCCTGCTTTTTTACGTCGACAAGTCGATTAA